DNA sequence from the Desulfuromonas sp. genome:
GTGGCGGTGAAGGCCGTGCTGAAGCGGACCACGCTCCTTGACCGGGCCATCGTCCTTCTTCTGCTGGCGGCGGCGGTCGCCTCTCTGTGGCTGGTGGGGCGGGGCCCGCAGGGGGGGCGGGTGGTGGTGGAGCAGGGCGGGAAGGTGGTTTACACCGCCCCCCTGGACGAAGACCGGACCGTTTCGTTGCCCGGCCCCCTGGGGAAGACGGTGCTGGCGATCCGCGGCGGCGCGGTCTGCGTGGCCGAATCCCCATGTCCCCTCAAGGTCTGCATGGGGATGGGGGAGGTGGCCCGGGCGGGGGAGCTTCTGGCCTGCGTGCCGAACGAATTCCTGATCCGCATCGAGGGCCAAATGTCCCTGGAGCGGGGCGACTATGACCTCCTCAGCCGCTGATCCGCAGGCCCTTGAGGCCTCCCGCCGGCGCATCTTCCTGGCCCTCTTCGCCGCCCTGGCGGTGGCCCTGCACACGGTGGAGGCGCTCCTTCCTTCGCCGGCGCCCTGGTTCCGCCTCGGTTTCGCCAACATCCTGGCCCTGGCGGCGCTCTTTCTGTACGGCGGCCGGGCCGCCTGGACGGTCAACCTGACCCGGATCGGGGTCGGCTCCCTGGTCCTGGGCAACCTCTTCTCCCCCGGCTTTTTCCTCTCCCTTTCGGGCGGGGTGGCAGCGACCGCCCTGATGACCGGAGCGCGGGGAGTGTTCGG
Encoded proteins:
- a CDS encoding NusG domain II-containing protein, translated to MAVKAVLKRTTLLDRAIVLLLLAAAVASLWLVGRGPQGGRVVVEQGGKVVYTAPLDEDRTVSLPGPLGKTVLAIRGGAVCVAESPCPLKVCMGMGEVARAGELLACVPNEFLIRIEGQMSLERGDYDLLSR
- a CDS encoding Gx transporter family protein, with protein sequence MTSSAADPQALEASRRRIFLALFAALAVALHTVEALLPSPAPWFRLGFANILALAALFLYGGRAAWTVNLTRIGVGSLVLGNLFSPGFFLSLSGGVAATALMTGARGVFGRRIGPVGVSALGAAGHAAGQMLVAWLLIVRHDGLWQLLPFFLLFALGTGVANGIAADLLLGLLLRHPALAKAGREGEGISRPPGPPALRR